The proteins below come from a single Verrucomicrobiota bacterium genomic window:
- a CDS encoding FtsQ-type POTRA domain-containing protein, translating to MWPFNRKAKNRRFEHHNVLDVKLSAAQARATRVRFASMAMGLTFGTLFVVFLMWRGGAWMLDRWVYENESFAIHSISVETDGVLSQDQLRRWAGVQVGMNLFGLDLPRVKRDLELVPMIQSVAVERVLPQTLRIRITERQPIAQILQPLGPGVRDQALYTLDEKGFVMLPVRPQQRAIPWAATNEFLPILTGVNHAELRPGRPVESLPVKAALRLLTEFERSPMAGLVDVRWIDLASPEVMTLTTGQGCRVVFGSDRLEVQLRRWRVAHDYARQRGKSLANLDLSVANNVPFTVVDASAVVPVPAKSVKPVRPTPKRKNV from the coding sequence ATGTGGCCATTTAATCGCAAAGCAAAAAATCGCCGGTTCGAGCATCATAATGTGCTCGACGTGAAACTCAGCGCCGCACAGGCGCGCGCGACCCGGGTGCGTTTTGCTTCCATGGCTATGGGTCTCACCTTTGGCACGCTATTCGTCGTGTTCCTGATGTGGCGCGGCGGTGCGTGGATGCTGGATCGCTGGGTGTATGAAAATGAATCGTTTGCCATTCATTCCATCAGCGTGGAAACCGACGGTGTGCTGTCGCAGGACCAATTGCGCCGCTGGGCTGGTGTGCAGGTGGGGATGAATCTCTTCGGGTTGGATTTGCCGCGGGTCAAACGCGATCTGGAATTGGTGCCCATGATTCAGAGTGTCGCCGTCGAACGGGTGCTGCCGCAAACCTTGCGCATCCGCATCACTGAACGCCAGCCCATCGCCCAAATTTTGCAGCCGCTTGGCCCCGGGGTTCGCGATCAGGCCTTGTACACGCTGGACGAAAAGGGGTTTGTGATGCTGCCGGTGCGCCCGCAGCAGCGGGCGATCCCCTGGGCGGCCACCAACGAATTCCTGCCGATTTTAACCGGAGTAAACCACGCTGAACTGCGGCCCGGACGCCCGGTGGAATCCTTGCCCGTCAAGGCGGCGTTGCGTTTGCTGACTGAATTTGAACGCTCACCCATGGCTGGGCTGGTGGATGTGCGCTGGATTGATCTGGCCTCGCCGGAAGTCATGACCCTGACCACCGGCCAGGGGTGCCGGGTGGTGTTTGGCTCCGATCGTCTGGAGGTGCAATTGCGCCGCTGGCGGGTCGCGCATGATTATGCGCGGCAACGCGGCAAGTCCCTCGCCAATCTTGATCTCTCCGTGGCCAATAACGTGCCGTTCACCGTGGTGGACGCCAGCGCGGTGGTTCCGGTGCCCGCCAAATCCGTCAAACCTGTTCGCCCAACCCCCAAACGGAAAAATGTTTGA
- a CDS encoding LysM peptidoglycan-binding domain-containing protein → MNTQNSFPPQGMQDDQKPKSRSNVYIAVFAILAFHVVLLGALLVQGCKDKQTVAKAPPLDNSSLLVGNSNSTPLDMPLTTTPSVVTPPMQPPQSVVVNPPATPVVPVTPLPPVDSGLTPPAVATGTATEHPIAKGDSFTTIAKKYGVSVAAITKANPGVDSRKLKIGLKIKIPEKTAAVATAKPVDSVAPAATTDSSGNVYTVKKNDSLIKIAKAKGTTPKQIKMANNLPTDMIREGQKLKIPGKAEATVPAAPAAPAAMPVTPPSVTS, encoded by the coding sequence ATGAATACGCAGAACTCGTTCCCCCCCCAAGGGATGCAGGACGACCAGAAACCTAAAAGCCGGTCCAACGTGTATATCGCCGTGTTTGCCATCCTGGCATTTCACGTCGTATTGCTCGGTGCCTTGCTGGTGCAAGGTTGCAAGGATAAACAAACCGTCGCCAAGGCGCCGCCGCTGGATAATTCCAGTTTATTGGTGGGCAACTCCAACAGTACGCCGTTGGATATGCCGCTCACCACCACACCATCGGTGGTAACTCCACCGATGCAGCCACCACAATCCGTTGTGGTCAACCCGCCCGCAACGCCAGTAGTACCGGTGACTCCGCTGCCGCCCGTGGACAGCGGTCTGACGCCGCCTGCAGTGGCCACGGGCACCGCCACCGAGCATCCGATTGCCAAGGGTGATTCGTTCACCACGATTGCCAAGAAATATGGCGTGAGCGTGGCGGCCATCACCAAAGCCAATCCCGGGGTGGATTCCCGCAAGCTGAAAATCGGGCTGAAAATCAAAATCCCCGAAAAGACGGCGGCGGTGGCCACCGCGAAACCAGTTGACAGTGTTGCTCCGGCGGCGACGACGGACAGCAGTGGCAACGTGTACACGGTGAAGAAAAATGACAGCCTGATTAAAATTGCCAAGGCGAAGGGCACCACCCCCAAACAGATCAAGATGGCCAACAACCTGCCGACGGACATGATCCGCGAAGGGCAGAAGCTGAAGATTCCGGGTAAAGCGGAAGCAACGGTTCCGGCAGCCCCGGCGGCTCCGGCGGCGATGCCGGTCACGCCGCCCTCGGTGACCTCCTGA
- the murG gene encoding undecaprenyldiphospho-muramoylpentapeptide beta-N-acetylglucosaminyltransferase — protein MSHRSSKPLVAIACGGTGGHLFPGLAVAGELRARGCEVLALISPKEVDQEAVKGVDGITVHTLPAVGMTDHRYLQFFKGFWQSYRLAVRLFRQRPPQAVLAMGGFTSAPPVHAGRKFGAAAFLHESNTIPGRANGWLARFVHQSFVGFPATAQRLARAQVVGTPVRPQFRAGEPGESRRRLGLKAERPVLLVMGGSQGATGINELVIASLDFLKERLPGWQFAHLAGVQDYEKVRAAYAARQLDAVVWQFLDRMECALGAATVAISRAGASSQAELAAMRLPAVLIPFPFAAGNHQYFNARAFADTGAASLLEQKSATPARLLALLEPLAHDPAAHARMAEAVGQWHKPDAAGVIADQMLARLKQLHGGQFNFSAVAGARLESTTVAT, from the coding sequence ATGAGCCATCGCTCCTCCAAACCCCTTGTGGCCATCGCCTGCGGTGGCACCGGTGGGCATTTGTTCCCCGGTCTGGCCGTGGCGGGCGAATTGCGGGCGCGCGGGTGTGAGGTGCTGGCGCTGATTTCCCCCAAGGAAGTGGATCAGGAGGCGGTGAAAGGCGTGGACGGGATTACCGTGCATACGTTGCCCGCCGTTGGGATGACGGACCATCGGTACCTGCAATTTTTCAAGGGCTTCTGGCAATCCTATCGTCTGGCGGTCCGGCTCTTTCGCCAACGGCCACCCCAGGCGGTGCTGGCCATGGGCGGCTTTACCAGCGCGCCGCCGGTGCATGCCGGGCGGAAGTTTGGCGCGGCCGCGTTCTTGCACGAGTCCAACACCATCCCGGGCCGGGCCAATGGCTGGCTGGCCCGTTTTGTGCATCAATCGTTCGTCGGGTTTCCCGCGACGGCGCAACGGTTGGCTCGCGCGCAGGTGGTGGGTACGCCGGTGCGTCCGCAGTTCCGAGCCGGCGAACCCGGGGAGTCACGCCGCCGGCTGGGCCTGAAAGCCGAGCGTCCGGTGCTGCTGGTGATGGGGGGCAGCCAGGGGGCGACGGGTATTAATGAATTGGTGATTGCGTCATTGGATTTTCTAAAAGAACGCTTGCCCGGCTGGCAGTTCGCGCATCTGGCCGGCGTTCAGGATTATGAAAAGGTGCGGGCGGCCTATGCGGCGCGCCAACTGGACGCGGTGGTCTGGCAATTCCTGGATCGCATGGAGTGCGCGCTCGGCGCCGCCACGGTGGCCATCAGCCGCGCCGGGGCTTCCTCGCAGGCGGAACTGGCCGCCATGCGCCTGCCCGCCGTGTTGATTCCGTTTCCGTTTGCGGCGGGCAATCATCAATATTTTAATGCGCGCGCGTTTGCGGATACCGGCGCGGCCAGTTTGCTGGAACAAAAATCCGCCACGCCCGCGCGCCTGCTGGCGTTGCTCGAACCGCTGGCGCACGATCCGGCGGCACACGCCCGCATGGCGGAGGCGGTCGGCCAGTGGCATAAGCCTGACGCTGCCGGGGTGATCGCGGATCAGATGTTGGCGCGCCTGAAGCAATTGCATGGCGGGCAATTCAACTTTTCCGCCGTGGCGGGTGCCCGGCTTGAATCCACCACCGTGGCCACATGA
- the murC gene encoding UDP-N-acetylmuramate--L-alanine ligase produces MNPLTPSQISNLLDAAGQGSVVYLVGAGGCGMSALGHLLLDLGHQVAGSDLQVNPEIEQLRARGARLELGHDAGRLESERPVLVACTAAVRANNPELVRAQALGIPTVRRAHLLAALLQRQRGICVAGMHGKTTTSALLAFALEQLGPPASYAVGWLVPQLAQHGRFAPAPASGPAPWFVIEADESDGTLRDFRPQHAIILNVDAEHLDHFANLDAICREFDAFAAQTPGCVVFCADDTRLAVLLAQRTGAVSYGFDALAAYRIERRPSPGIGSEYASAFTVWHNGLRLGDFHLRLIGEHNIANATAAIALLHQLGYPPERIAPVIAEFRGAARRQQELFRDARFRVFDDYGHHPNEIRVTLRALQSLGGRRLLVAFQPHRYTRTLHLLPEFRTCFAGADKLWIGDIYAASEPEIPGVTSAHLAAEIRACGVDASHVPGFEELRRQVRAAMQPGDVVIFLGAGADITVTAHALASELRRAIPVATDQLHAELLAKLSPECVLRRDEPLSRKTTFRVGGRADFYVEPTSESDLAAVLLFCQAKGIPFRMLGRGSNLLVKDQGVRGMVISLAHPNFSRIEVVEQRLRCGAGAGLKQIANLARDHELGGLEFLEGIPGSLGGAMRMNAGAMGHWLFEVVEQIRLMDHDGRVTERPASGVNVEYRGCPLFKNHLALGAVLKGEPSSRPHIAERLRESNRKRWRAQPRQPSAGCIFKNPAAIPAGKLIDELGLKGARVGGAVVSDVHANFIVNDGQATAQDVLALIELIQQRARSARGIELETEVEIIGE; encoded by the coding sequence ATGAACCCGCTGACGCCATCTCAAATCAGCAACCTGCTCGACGCGGCGGGGCAGGGAAGCGTGGTGTATTTGGTGGGGGCCGGCGGGTGCGGCATGAGCGCGCTGGGACACCTGTTGCTGGACCTTGGCCACCAGGTGGCGGGTTCGGATTTGCAGGTCAATCCCGAGATTGAGCAGCTTCGCGCGCGTGGCGCGCGGCTTGAATTGGGGCATGACGCCGGACGGCTGGAGTCGGAACGTCCGGTGCTCGTGGCCTGCACCGCGGCGGTGCGGGCGAACAATCCGGAATTGGTGCGGGCGCAGGCGCTGGGCATTCCCACCGTGCGGCGCGCGCATCTGTTGGCGGCGTTATTACAGCGGCAACGCGGCATCTGTGTCGCCGGAATGCATGGTAAAACCACTACCAGCGCCCTGCTGGCGTTTGCGCTGGAGCAGCTTGGTCCGCCGGCCAGTTACGCGGTGGGTTGGCTGGTCCCGCAATTGGCGCAGCACGGACGGTTTGCCCCCGCGCCGGCGTCCGGTCCGGCGCCCTGGTTTGTCATCGAGGCCGACGAAAGCGACGGCACCTTGCGCGATTTCCGTCCGCAACACGCCATTATTCTGAATGTGGACGCGGAGCATCTGGATCACTTTGCGAATCTGGATGCGATTTGCCGTGAATTCGACGCTTTTGCCGCGCAGACTCCGGGGTGCGTGGTATTCTGCGCGGATGATACGCGGTTGGCGGTTTTGCTGGCGCAGCGGACGGGAGCGGTTTCGTATGGCTTTGACGCTTTGGCGGCTTATCGAATTGAGCGGCGGCCATCGCCCGGCATTGGTTCCGAGTATGCTTCCGCGTTTACAGTGTGGCACAACGGTTTGCGGTTGGGTGATTTTCATCTGCGCCTGATCGGCGAACATAATATCGCCAACGCCACCGCTGCCATTGCGCTCCTGCATCAACTCGGCTATCCCCCGGAACGCATTGCGCCGGTGATTGCAGAGTTTCGCGGGGCGGCGCGGCGGCAACAGGAATTGTTCCGCGATGCCAGGTTCCGCGTGTTTGATGACTACGGGCATCATCCCAACGAAATCCGGGTCACGCTGCGCGCCCTTCAATCGCTGGGGGGACGCCGGCTCCTGGTCGCTTTCCAGCCGCATCGCTACACCCGCACTCTGCATCTGCTGCCGGAATTTCGCACGTGTTTTGCCGGGGCGGATAAACTTTGGATTGGTGATATTTATGCGGCCAGCGAACCGGAGATTCCCGGCGTGACCAGCGCGCACCTGGCCGCAGAAATCCGGGCTTGCGGAGTGGATGCAAGCCATGTTCCCGGATTCGAGGAACTGCGCCGCCAGGTGCGGGCCGCCATGCAACCGGGGGATGTGGTGATATTTTTGGGCGCGGGTGCGGACATCACTGTGACCGCGCACGCGCTGGCCAGTGAATTACGTCGCGCGATTCCTGTGGCGACCGATCAATTACATGCTGAACTGCTTGCGAAGTTGTCGCCGGAATGCGTGTTACGGCGTGACGAGCCGCTCTCGCGCAAAACCACGTTCCGGGTGGGTGGCCGGGCCGACTTTTACGTGGAACCCACTTCCGAGAGCGATCTCGCGGCGGTGCTGCTGTTCTGCCAGGCGAAAGGAATTCCCTTCCGAATGTTGGGGCGCGGTTCCAATCTGCTGGTGAAAGATCAGGGCGTACGGGGAATGGTCATTTCGCTGGCGCATCCCAATTTCAGCCGCATCGAGGTCGTGGAACAACGCCTGCGTTGCGGCGCGGGTGCGGGATTGAAACAAATCGCCAACCTCGCCCGCGATCACGAACTGGGCGGACTCGAGTTTCTGGAGGGGATTCCCGGCAGTTTGGGCGGGGCGATGCGCATGAATGCCGGAGCCATGGGGCACTGGCTGTTCGAGGTGGTCGAGCAAATCCGTTTGATGGACCATGACGGACGGGTGACGGAGCGTCCGGCGTCGGGAGTGAATGTGGAGTATCGCGGCTGCCCGCTGTTCAAGAATCATTTGGCCTTGGGCGCGGTGCTCAAGGGCGAGCCGTCGTCGCGCCCACACATCGCGGAGCGCCTGCGCGAGAGCAATCGCAAACGTTGGCGCGCCCAGCCCCGCCAACCCAGCGCCGGTTGCATTTTCAAAAATCCCGCGGCCATCCCCGCCGGCAAATTGATTGACGAACTGGGGTTGAAAGGCGCCCGGGTGGGTGGTGCCGTGGTGTCGGATGTTCACGCGAATTTCATCGTGAATGACGGCCAGGCCACTGCCCAGGATGTCCTCGCTTTAATAGAACTGATTCAGCAGCGCGCCCGGTCGGCGCGCGGCATCGAGTTGGAAACCGAAGTGGAAATTATCGGAGAATGA
- a CDS encoding cell division protein FtsZ — protein sequence MSDPCDISPAIVKAALNIRVFGVGNGGGNAVQRLAGEGLAGVGLAVLNTDAQALKEASQAQPVLLGKNLSRGMGAGGDPDVGRAAALEDEARLKTLCTGADIVFIVAGLGGGTGTGVSPVLARAAKSAGALVLCVVTLPFEFEGSRRSRQATLGLHQLKAEADSVICIPNQKIFKLVDEKTSLQDAFQIMNGLLCEGVRGIWRLLTCPALIKLDVADLRSVTDGKHAESAIATVEASGENRAREIQEKLLSHLLLDGGQAIAGADAILVSFVGGDDMSMGEINRLMEQINRVAEGARQAMGAAVDPGMKGRLSVTLIASRFGGGATEPAPMLNPVASESAPMPPPGEPENISAEVDTDVQHRPVTRSPARFVAPAPGMPPERAAALLKNQQPTRARRKKANTLQGQLPLDIISRGRFEKSEPTIVQGEDLDEPTYIRRGVVLN from the coding sequence ATGAGTGACCCATGTGATATTTCTCCCGCGATCGTGAAAGCCGCTCTCAATATCCGCGTCTTTGGCGTGGGCAACGGCGGCGGCAACGCCGTCCAGCGTCTGGCGGGCGAGGGCCTTGCCGGCGTCGGTCTGGCCGTGCTGAATACCGATGCCCAGGCATTGAAAGAGGCCAGCCAGGCACAGCCAGTTTTATTGGGCAAGAACCTGAGTCGTGGCATGGGAGCTGGGGGTGATCCCGACGTGGGGCGCGCCGCTGCCTTGGAAGACGAGGCGCGGCTCAAAACCCTTTGTACGGGGGCGGACATTGTTTTTATTGTGGCGGGACTGGGTGGCGGTACGGGCACGGGTGTGAGTCCGGTGCTGGCGCGTGCGGCCAAATCGGCTGGTGCGCTGGTATTATGCGTGGTCACGCTGCCCTTCGAGTTCGAGGGCAGCCGCCGTTCCCGTCAGGCCACCCTGGGCCTCCATCAGCTCAAGGCGGAGGCGGATAGCGTCATCTGCATCCCCAATCAGAAAATTTTCAAGTTGGTGGATGAAAAGACAAGCCTGCAGGATGCCTTCCAAATCATGAACGGGCTCTTGTGCGAGGGCGTGCGGGGCATCTGGCGGCTGCTCACCTGTCCGGCGCTGATCAAGCTCGATGTCGCTGACTTGCGAAGTGTGACCGATGGCAAACACGCCGAGAGCGCCATTGCCACCGTGGAAGCCTCCGGCGAAAACCGCGCGCGGGAGATTCAGGAAAAGCTCCTGAGTCACCTGCTGCTGGATGGCGGCCAGGCCATTGCGGGTGCGGACGCCATTCTGGTCAGCTTTGTCGGTGGTGATGATATGTCCATGGGGGAGATTAACCGCCTGATGGAACAGATCAACCGGGTGGCGGAAGGTGCGCGTCAAGCCATGGGTGCCGCCGTGGACCCTGGCATGAAAGGCCGGTTGTCCGTCACGCTGATTGCTTCCCGTTTTGGCGGTGGTGCCACGGAGCCTGCGCCGATGCTCAATCCAGTTGCTTCCGAGTCCGCACCCATGCCGCCGCCAGGTGAGCCTGAAAACATTTCTGCCGAAGTGGATACGGATGTGCAGCACCGACCGGTGACGCGGTCACCGGCCCGCTTTGTCGCGCCCGCGCCCGGCATGCCGCCGGAGCGTGCCGCCGCCCTGCTGAAGAATCAGCAACCCACGCGGGCCCGTCGGAAAAAAGCCAATACGCTGCAAGGGCAACTTCCGCTGGACATCATTTCCCGAGGCCGCTTTGAAAAAAGCGAGCCGACCATTGTGCAAGGCGAAGACCTCGATGAACCCACCTACATTCGTCGCGGTGTCGTCTTGAATTGA
- the ftsA gene encoding cell division protein FtsA — MFDNSSVIVGLEVGTSKVCAVVGEINDAGALNIIGVGQAKSRGVRKGEMIDAAQAAEDIRAAIVEAEQMSDAEIRSVYLGVTGSHVRGFTNRGVHPILSADRSITKEDVEDVIKNAKVINIPATDATIHAIRQHFIVDGQEGVTNPVDMYASRLEVDVHVIHGNANRFQNAIRTVKGLQLDVDAVVFNGLASALAVLTAEQKEVGALVIDIGGGVTEYVLYADGIVKHAAVLAVGGDHVSNDLAYGLKVPMGRAEQLKLSHGAAVMPPDLKGQTISIESEIGLPAKVINLEHLHRIMGPRVEEIFQLIEMDLAQNGLLDYLRAGVFLCGGGARIPQVQNLAQSIFQVQTFIGKTSSISGIKSALDQPEFSAGIGLVKFGSFQQKKSRPNGITQKLKEAFGPIFRR; from the coding sequence ATGTTTGATAACTCCTCAGTCATTGTTGGCTTGGAAGTCGGCACTTCCAAGGTATGCGCCGTCGTCGGTGAAATCAACGACGCCGGCGCGCTGAACATCATTGGCGTCGGCCAGGCCAAATCGCGTGGCGTCCGCAAGGGCGAGATGATTGATGCCGCCCAGGCCGCCGAGGATATTCGCGCCGCCATCGTCGAGGCCGAACAGATGTCGGACGCGGAAATTCGCAGCGTCTATCTGGGCGTGACCGGCAGTCATGTGCGCGGCTTCACCAACCGTGGCGTCCATCCCATCCTGTCTGCCGACCGGTCCATTACCAAGGAGGATGTCGAGGACGTCATCAAGAACGCCAAGGTCATCAATATTCCTGCCACCGACGCCACCATCCACGCCATCCGGCAGCATTTCATTGTGGATGGCCAGGAAGGGGTGACCAACCCGGTGGACATGTACGCCTCGCGCCTCGAGGTGGATGTCCATGTGATTCATGGTAACGCCAATCGTTTTCAAAATGCCATCCGCACCGTGAAGGGATTGCAACTGGATGTGGATGCCGTCGTGTTCAACGGGCTGGCTTCCGCGCTTGCCGTGCTGACCGCCGAGCAAAAAGAGGTGGGTGCCCTGGTGATTGATATCGGCGGCGGAGTGACCGAGTACGTGCTCTATGCCGATGGGATTGTCAAACATGCCGCCGTGCTGGCCGTGGGGGGCGACCACGTTTCCAACGATCTTGCCTATGGCCTCAAAGTGCCGATGGGCCGGGCTGAACAGCTCAAGCTGTCCCACGGAGCCGCCGTCATGCCGCCCGATCTCAAAGGTCAGACCATTTCTATCGAAAGTGAAATCGGGCTGCCCGCCAAGGTCATCAACCTCGAACACCTGCACCGCATTATGGGGCCGCGCGTCGAGGAAATTTTTCAACTGATCGAAATGGACCTGGCGCAAAACGGGCTGCTGGATTACCTCCGGGCCGGCGTGTTCCTGTGCGGCGGCGGCGCGCGCATCCCGCAGGTGCAAAATTTGGCCCAGAGCATTTTCCAGGTCCAGACGTTCATCGGTAAAACCAGCTCGATCAGCGGCATCAAGTCAGCGCTCGACCAGCCCGAATTTTCCGCCGGCATCGGCCTGGTGAAGTTCGGCTCGTTCCAGCAGAAAAAGAGCCGTCCAAACGGGATTACCCAAAAACTCAAGGAAGCGTTTGGCCCGATCTTCCGCCGATGA
- a CDS encoding D-alanine--D-alanine ligase, whose amino-acid sequence MTDKLHIAVLLGGPSAEREVSLRTGQAVANALRSIGHEVQEVDARPGQWSLESNTDVAFLALHGTYGEDGTVQAELEKLGVPYTGCGIEASRVAFDKVATKQKCISAGVPTPKGCLVKTLEAAWPQGWQPPVVVKPVRQGSSVGLSFVEEQTQWRAALARGFRYDSVLLVEERVIGRETTVGILDNQALPVVEVRPKTGGYDYANKYTPGATDYFCPAEFEAELTRRIQDAALGAFHAIGGRDYARVDVMVTGQGQPMVLEVNTLPGMTETSLLPKAAAAAGMDYPTLCQRMVELALHRSLAPAC is encoded by the coding sequence ATGACTGACAAATTGCATATCGCGGTGTTGCTCGGGGGACCTTCCGCCGAGCGGGAAGTGTCCTTGCGCACCGGCCAGGCCGTGGCGAATGCGCTGCGTTCAATCGGGCATGAAGTGCAGGAGGTGGATGCCCGACCCGGCCAATGGTCGTTGGAATCCAATACGGACGTGGCGTTCCTGGCCTTGCACGGAACCTACGGCGAGGACGGCACGGTTCAAGCTGAGCTGGAAAAGCTCGGTGTGCCGTACACCGGCTGCGGGATTGAGGCCAGCCGGGTCGCTTTTGACAAGGTGGCCACCAAACAGAAATGCATCAGTGCCGGAGTGCCTACGCCCAAGGGCTGCCTGGTCAAAACGCTCGAGGCAGCCTGGCCGCAAGGGTGGCAACCGCCGGTGGTGGTCAAGCCCGTGCGCCAGGGTTCCAGTGTGGGGCTGAGCTTCGTGGAGGAGCAAACCCAGTGGCGCGCCGCCTTGGCGCGCGGTTTCCGTTATGATTCGGTGTTGCTGGTTGAAGAACGGGTGATTGGCCGGGAAACCACGGTGGGCATTTTGGACAACCAGGCCCTGCCGGTGGTCGAGGTGCGGCCCAAAACCGGCGGCTACGATTACGCGAACAAATACACTCCCGGCGCGACGGATTATTTTTGCCCGGCCGAATTTGAGGCGGAGTTGACGCGGCGCATCCAGGACGCGGCCCTCGGCGCGTTCCATGCCATCGGGGGGCGCGATTACGCGCGTGTGGACGTGATGGTGACGGGGCAGGGGCAGCCAATGGTCTTGGAGGTCAACACACTGCCGGGCATGACCGAGACCAGCCTGTTGCCCAAAGCCGCAGCGGCGGCGGGGATGGATTACCCCACGCTCTGCCAGCGGATGGTGGAACTGGCACTGCATCGCAGCCTGGCGCCCGCGTGCTAA
- the ftsW gene encoding putative lipid II flippase FtsW produces MKIVTTILIFCVAALIALGMVMLYSASMTQKGTHYLMMQLLWCALGVGAFAGTLSLDYHVWKRVSLVLFGLACVLLCLVFVPVIGLKINGAHRWLNLSPLRFQPSELAKLAVIIALAHYAERYRRRLARFKFGVLIPGAALAVVLGLILAGRDYGTTMLIGAVSAMLLLVAGVRWSAFLPVVLLVCLGLGAAIWSNPVRRARVMAWLYPEQHMDGTGYQTYQGIIALGSGGAEGLGLGDSRQKLGFVPEHHTDFILTIIGEELGIVATLGIVLGYLVILACGMFIAWRASDDFGTFLAAGITLLVCLQAFINIGVVTDVLPNKGLPLPFISYGGSSLLVMLASMGILLSVARQAGGTVNPTEDALANEPIPITPVS; encoded by the coding sequence ATGAAAATCGTCACCACGATTCTCATCTTTTGCGTCGCGGCGCTGATCGCGCTGGGCATGGTGATGCTTTATAGCGCCAGCATGACGCAGAAAGGCACGCATTACCTGATGATGCAATTGCTTTGGTGCGCGCTGGGGGTGGGGGCGTTTGCCGGCACGCTTTCGCTGGATTACCATGTTTGGAAACGTGTCTCGCTGGTGCTGTTCGGGCTGGCCTGTGTCCTGCTCTGCCTAGTTTTCGTGCCTGTAATTGGTTTGAAAATTAATGGCGCACATCGCTGGCTGAATCTGAGTCCGCTGCGGTTCCAGCCCTCGGAACTCGCCAAACTCGCCGTGATCATCGCGCTGGCGCATTACGCGGAGCGGTACCGGCGGCGGCTGGCGCGCTTCAAGTTCGGTGTGCTCATCCCGGGGGCGGCGCTCGCCGTGGTTCTGGGGCTGATCCTGGCCGGTCGTGATTACGGCACCACGATGTTGATCGGCGCGGTCAGCGCCATGCTCCTGCTGGTCGCCGGGGTGCGTTGGAGCGCGTTTTTGCCCGTGGTGCTGCTGGTGTGCCTCGGTCTGGGCGCCGCCATCTGGAGCAATCCAGTGCGGCGCGCGCGCGTGATGGCGTGGCTCTATCCGGAGCAGCACATGGACGGCACGGGCTATCAGACCTATCAAGGCATCATCGCGCTGGGCTCGGGCGGCGCCGAAGGGCTGGGGTTGGGGGACAGCCGGCAGAAGCTCGGTTTTGTGCCGGAGCACCACACGGATTTCATTCTCACCATCATTGGTGAGGAGCTGGGAATTGTCGCCACTCTGGGCATTGTGTTGGGCTATCTGGTGATTCTCGCTTGTGGCATGTTCATCGCCTGGCGGGCGAGCGATGATTTTGGCACGTTCCTGGCGGCGGGCATCACGCTGCTGGTCTGTCTGCAGGCGTTCATCAATATTGGGGTCGTCACTGATGTGCTGCCCAACAAGGGCTTGCCGCTCCCCTTCATCAGTTATGGCGGGTCTAGTTTGCTCGTGATGCTGGCGAGCATGGGCATTCTGCTCAGCGTGGCGCGACAGGCGGGCGGGACGGTGAACCCAACCGAAGACGCGTTAGCCAACGAACCCATTCCGATTACCCCGGTTTCTTGA